Proteins from a genomic interval of Lysobacter stagni:
- the ribH gene encoding 6,7-dimethyl-8-ribityllumazine synthase has translation MTHYEGDLRSPDGARFAIIASRWNPRITDTLVAGARRTFAENGVGEGAVDVIRVPGAWEIPVVAARLAKAGRHAAVVALGCVVRGDTRHYEQVADGCSDGLMRVQLDYGLPVANGVLAVERHEDAEARAGGTHGNKGEEAALAALEMSHLLGQLP, from the coding sequence ATGACCCACTACGAAGGCGACCTGCGCAGCCCCGACGGCGCGCGGTTCGCGATCATCGCCAGCCGCTGGAACCCGCGCATCACCGATACGCTGGTCGCCGGCGCGCGCAGGACCTTCGCCGAGAACGGCGTGGGCGAGGGCGCGGTCGACGTGATCCGGGTGCCCGGCGCGTGGGAGATCCCCGTGGTCGCGGCGCGCCTGGCCAAGGCCGGCCGGCATGCTGCGGTGGTGGCGCTGGGTTGCGTGGTGCGTGGCGACACGCGTCATTACGAACAGGTCGCCGACGGCTGCTCGGACGGTCTGATGCGCGTGCAACTGGATTACGGCCTGCCCGTCGCCAACGGTGTGCTCGCCGTGGAGCGCCACGAGGACGCCGAAGCGCGCGCCGGTGGCACGCACGGCAACAAGGGCGAGGAAGCGGCTTTGGCCGCGCTGGAAATGAGTCATCTGCTGGGGCAACTGCCATGA